One window of the Anaeromyxobacter dehalogenans 2CP-C genome contains the following:
- the queC gene encoding 7-cyano-7-deazaguanine synthase QueC yields the protein MAKATSEARRAVVLLSGGLDSSTCLAVARAEGLEAHCLSVDYGQRHKGELARARRIARALGAAGHRVVKVDLSAFGGSALTDAAIAVPKGRSEARMARDIPVTYVPARNTVMLSLALAHAEVIGAEQIFVGVNAIDYSGYPDCRPAFLHAFERLAKVATRAGVEGHPLRIRAPLLRLSKAGIVRLGTKLGVPYRMTLSCYDPIRGRACGRCDACSLRRKGFAEAGVQDPTQYAK from the coding sequence ATGGCGAAGGCGACGAGCGAGGCGCGGCGCGCGGTGGTGCTCCTGTCGGGCGGGCTCGACTCGAGCACCTGCCTGGCGGTGGCGCGCGCCGAGGGGCTGGAGGCGCACTGCCTCTCGGTGGACTACGGGCAGCGGCACAAGGGGGAGCTGGCGCGGGCGCGGCGGATCGCGCGGGCGCTCGGCGCCGCCGGCCACCGCGTGGTGAAGGTGGACCTCTCCGCGTTCGGCGGGTCGGCGCTCACCGACGCGGCCATCGCGGTGCCGAAGGGGCGCAGCGAGGCGAGGATGGCCCGGGACATCCCGGTCACCTACGTGCCGGCCCGCAACACGGTGATGCTCTCGCTCGCGCTCGCCCACGCCGAGGTGATCGGCGCGGAGCAGATCTTCGTGGGCGTGAACGCCATCGACTACTCCGGCTACCCGGACTGCCGCCCGGCGTTCCTGCATGCGTTCGAGCGGCTGGCGAAGGTCGCGACCCGGGCCGGCGTGGAGGGGCATCCGCTCCGCATCCGGGCGCCGCTGCTCCGGCTCTCGAAGGCGGGGATCGTCCGGCTGGGCACGAAGCTCGGCGTCCCGTACCGCATGACCCTCTCGTGCTACGACCCGATCCGCGGCCGCGCCTGCGGCCGATGCGATGCCTGCAGCCTGCGCCGAAAGGGATTTGCCGAGGCCGGGGTGCAGGACCCAACTCAATACGCGAAGTGA
- a CDS encoding polyhydroxyalkanoic acid system family protein, translating to MPQITRKYPGKKAGEIYEKVDEVMERIAEKLSLDYQKDGGAKTGKVSKMGVSGAYAVKDEEVVIDLKFPMLVPGSMRDKVQQDIERKLDGLFG from the coding sequence ATGCCGCAGATCACGAGGAAGTACCCCGGCAAGAAGGCCGGTGAGATCTACGAGAAGGTGGACGAGGTGATGGAGCGCATCGCCGAGAAGCTCTCCCTCGACTACCAGAAGGACGGCGGCGCGAAGACCGGCAAGGTCTCGAAGATGGGCGTGAGCGGCGCCTACGCGGTGAAGGACGAGGAGGTCGTCATCGACCTCAAGTTCCCGATGCTCGTCCCGGGCTCGATGCGCGACAAGGTCCAGCAGGACATCGAGCGAAAGCTGGACGGGCTGTTCGGGTAG
- a CDS encoding N-6 DNA methylase has translation MTPRRASPPADPTRAALDALAALAPGDQLAVAAAHLGGDPQPVLARLGLRAGSELDPSPERLDGALLEALCARALAGADGAVFTPPAEARALAALGLAHAAARRGGPAPADAAAALLAGRPLPALSRALDGLLVLDPACGGGALLAAAERLARGVGARLRLAGIDVAPLAARAAAARLALLGARADVRRADALAAPWPAADLVLANPPFLRHERLAAAAKARAAAASGLGRQADLSAHFAAVALRHAPVAALVWPRALDVSRSAEPLLADARARGGFAVRLRSRAAGSFAASVDTALVVWAEGAADAPAAEASVPLAALSAAELSALARGAGGPRVRLRRPRPAAARGAAPLGALCEVRFGTKSGCNAFFHLAPLGGGRFASPLAGEVRLAPGDVVPLLASLKEARAPELAEPAGVLFRPPAAPGAAARRYLALGEAAGVHRRPSCAGRSPWWRLAPGRGPAPLLYPAKVGARAFAFLNEAGLWEDKKWHALFPRPGAPPAWQVALLLGATPIRLAVDEGARQLTGAQAIADVDCRVLAAAPFPAADAIRAEAAELAALRAALARDPVTTDLRAMLDRPAQRALDRLAGRLLGETAAAVERQRDALAERVAARLAHAAEVRRLLLRAG, from the coding sequence GTGACCCCCCGGCGCGCGAGCCCTCCCGCCGATCCGACGCGGGCCGCGCTCGACGCGCTCGCCGCGCTCGCGCCCGGCGACCAGCTCGCGGTGGCCGCGGCGCACCTGGGCGGCGACCCGCAGCCGGTGCTCGCCCGGCTCGGGCTCCGCGCCGGCTCCGAGCTGGACCCGTCGCCGGAGCGGCTCGACGGCGCGCTGCTGGAGGCGCTCTGCGCGCGGGCGCTGGCCGGCGCCGACGGCGCGGTGTTCACGCCGCCCGCCGAGGCGCGCGCCCTCGCGGCGCTGGGGCTCGCCCACGCGGCCGCGCGGCGGGGCGGGCCGGCGCCGGCGGACGCGGCGGCGGCGCTGCTCGCGGGCCGCCCGCTGCCGGCGCTCTCGCGCGCGCTCGACGGGCTCCTCGTGCTCGACCCGGCCTGCGGCGGCGGCGCGCTGCTCGCCGCGGCCGAGCGGCTGGCGCGCGGCGTGGGCGCCCGGCTGCGGCTCGCCGGGATCGACGTCGCGCCGCTGGCCGCCCGCGCCGCGGCGGCCCGGCTCGCGCTGCTCGGCGCGCGCGCCGACGTCCGCCGCGCCGACGCGCTCGCCGCCCCGTGGCCGGCCGCCGACCTGGTGCTCGCGAACCCGCCGTTCCTGCGGCACGAGCGGCTCGCCGCCGCCGCGAAGGCGCGCGCCGCCGCGGCGAGCGGGCTGGGACGGCAGGCCGACCTCTCCGCGCACTTCGCGGCGGTGGCGCTGCGGCACGCGCCGGTGGCGGCGCTGGTGTGGCCGCGGGCGCTCGACGTGTCCCGCTCGGCCGAGCCGCTCCTCGCCGACGCGCGGGCGCGCGGCGGGTTCGCGGTGCGCCTGCGCTCGCGCGCGGCCGGCAGCTTCGCCGCCTCGGTGGACACCGCGCTCGTGGTCTGGGCGGAGGGCGCCGCCGACGCGCCCGCCGCGGAGGCCTCCGTGCCGCTCGCCGCGCTCTCCGCCGCGGAGCTCTCGGCGCTCGCCCGCGGCGCCGGCGGCCCGCGGGTCCGCCTGCGGCGTCCGCGGCCCGCGGCGGCGCGCGGCGCGGCGCCCCTCGGCGCGCTGTGCGAGGTGCGCTTCGGCACGAAGAGCGGGTGCAACGCGTTCTTCCACCTCGCCCCGCTCGGCGGCGGCCGCTTCGCCTCGCCGCTCGCCGGGGAGGTCCGGCTGGCGCCGGGCGACGTGGTGCCGCTGCTCGCCTCGCTGAAGGAGGCGCGCGCGCCGGAGCTGGCCGAGCCGGCCGGCGTGCTGTTCCGCCCGCCCGCCGCGCCCGGCGCCGCCGCGCGCCGCTACCTCGCGCTCGGCGAGGCCGCCGGCGTGCACCGCCGCCCGAGCTGCGCGGGCCGCTCGCCGTGGTGGCGGCTCGCGCCCGGCCGCGGGCCCGCGCCGCTCCTCTACCCGGCCAAGGTGGGCGCGCGGGCGTTCGCGTTCCTGAACGAGGCGGGGCTGTGGGAGGACAAGAAGTGGCACGCGCTGTTCCCGCGCCCGGGCGCGCCGCCCGCCTGGCAGGTGGCGCTGCTGCTCGGCGCCACGCCCATCCGCCTCGCCGTGGACGAGGGCGCCCGCCAGCTCACCGGGGCGCAGGCCATCGCCGACGTGGACTGCCGCGTGCTCGCGGCCGCGCCGTTCCCGGCGGCGGACGCGATCCGCGCCGAGGCGGCGGAGCTCGCCGCGCTGCGCGCCGCGCTGGCCCGCGATCCCGTCACCACCGACCTGCGGGCCATGCTCGACCGGCCGGCCCAGCGGGCGCTCGATCGGCTGGCAGGGCGCCTGCTCGGCGAGACGGCCGCGGCGGTGGAGCGGCAGCGCGACGCGCTCGCGGAGCGGGTGGCGGCGCGCCTCGCGCACGCGGCCGAGGTGCGGCGGCTGCTGCTGCGGGCCGGGTGA
- a CDS encoding HAMP domain-containing histidine kinase — protein MTIETSAMNPGSEQLLGRQAPAADRNLNRGGEHEDFPLDLQPTTLAALCRGALDDVGARFPDRVVEYAPDAERDGAGEWDPRRITYAVTILLEDALKRTRADERVWLRWRAHEDIVVVRIQFARPIDRGDTFVTYFERGVRPDGADDQVGTLRLAAARKILLQHRGELARIRTRAGTAYVATLPRRAADVLTDALPPDGDVA, from the coding sequence GTGACGATCGAGACCAGCGCGATGAACCCGGGGAGCGAGCAGCTCCTCGGCCGCCAGGCCCCGGCCGCCGACCGGAACCTGAACCGCGGGGGCGAGCACGAGGACTTCCCGCTCGACCTCCAGCCGACCACCCTCGCCGCGCTGTGCCGCGGCGCGCTCGACGACGTCGGGGCCCGGTTCCCCGACCGCGTCGTCGAGTACGCGCCGGACGCCGAGCGCGACGGGGCGGGGGAGTGGGATCCGCGCCGGATCACCTACGCGGTGACGATCCTGCTCGAGGACGCGCTGAAGCGGACCCGGGCGGACGAGCGGGTGTGGCTCCGCTGGCGAGCGCACGAAGACATCGTGGTGGTGCGCATCCAGTTCGCGCGCCCGATCGACCGCGGCGACACGTTCGTCACGTACTTCGAGCGCGGCGTGAGGCCCGACGGCGCCGACGACCAGGTCGGCACGCTCCGGCTCGCGGCCGCGCGCAAGATCCTGCTGCAGCACCGCGGCGAGCTCGCGCGCATCCGGACGCGCGCGGGGACGGCCTACGTCGCGACGCTGCCGCGGCGCGCCGCGGACGTGCTGACGGACGCGCTGCCGCCGGACGGCGACGTGGCCTGA
- a CDS encoding methyltransferase family protein, producing MALLGTLVFLAIAPATVAGVVPWWIAGWRMRPPPFTGARALGAILVLAGVAAVLESFARFAIRGLGTPAPVLPPRRLVVSGLYRYVRNPMYVAVLSVIAGQGLLLGDLRVLGYGALVWLAFHLFVVGYEEPRLRQTFGGEYDAFRSRVPRWIPRPPRRRG from the coding sequence ATGGCGCTCCTCGGGACGCTCGTCTTCCTCGCCATCGCCCCGGCGACCGTGGCCGGGGTGGTGCCGTGGTGGATCGCGGGGTGGCGCATGCGGCCGCCCCCGTTCACCGGGGCGCGCGCCCTGGGGGCGATCCTGGTCCTCGCGGGCGTCGCCGCGGTGCTCGAGTCGTTCGCGCGCTTCGCGATCCGCGGGCTCGGCACGCCCGCGCCGGTCCTCCCGCCCAGGCGCCTCGTGGTGAGCGGGCTGTACCGATACGTCCGGAACCCCATGTACGTCGCGGTCCTCTCGGTGATCGCCGGGCAGGGGCTGCTTCTCGGCGACCTGCGCGTGCTCGGGTACGGGGCGCTCGTCTGGCTCGCGTTCCACCTGTTCGTGGTCGGCTACGAGGAGCCCAGGCTCAGGCAGACGTTCGGCGGCGAGTACGACGCGTTTCGGAGCCGCGTCCCGCGGTGGATCCCTCGCCCGCCGCGCCGGAGGGGCTGA
- a CDS encoding Fur family transcriptional regulator, translating into MSGGRAEGVDGRTREALERFERFLHQRDLRLTEARAAIVEAALARQGHYPIDELIADLKQRGIRGSKATVYRTLPLLAEAGILEPAIVAGDARSYETTFGRHHHDHLVCSRCGKVVEFEFEAFEILQREVAARYGFRLEAHHHELVGTCPDCQAREAPRG; encoded by the coding sequence GTGAGCGGGGGACGCGCGGAAGGCGTGGACGGGCGCACGCGCGAGGCGCTGGAGCGCTTCGAGCGGTTCCTGCATCAGCGGGACCTGCGGCTCACCGAGGCCCGCGCCGCCATCGTGGAGGCCGCCCTCGCGCGCCAGGGGCACTACCCCATCGACGAGCTGATCGCGGACCTGAAGCAGCGCGGGATCCGCGGGTCCAAGGCCACCGTGTACCGGACCCTGCCGCTCCTGGCCGAGGCGGGCATCCTCGAGCCCGCCATCGTCGCGGGCGACGCCCGCAGCTACGAGACCACCTTCGGCCGCCACCACCACGACCACCTGGTCTGCTCCCGCTGCGGGAAGGTGGTCGAGTTCGAGTTCGAGGCGTTCGAGATCCTGCAGCGCGAGGTGGCCGCGCGGTACGGGTTCCGGCTGGAGGCGCACCACCACGAGCTGGTGGGGACCTGCCCGGACTGCCAGGCGCGCGAGGCGCCGCGGGGCTGA
- the dacB gene encoding D-alanyl-D-alanine carboxypeptidase/D-alanyl-D-alanine endopeptidase, with amino-acid sequence MLPSSTPPAAFRPVLLAAALAAALLPPAALAADAPSREAARALAAIVDGSPLAGARVGILVSAVDTGEVIYARDPDVLLNPASNVKLVTSAAALARLGPEYRFATEFLVEPKGGAARTLYVRGKGDPSIVTERLWAMAGDLQHLGVKRVGELVVDEGFFDGERTGPGYDQEEGDRAYLAPAGALSLNFNAVAVHVGPGDRRGARGRVELEPASDYLEVENRTTTVRAGSPRRVIIESVARGGKQRIVVKGRVPLGSRTQPQWRRIEDPALYLGHTLARLLELRGVKVGKVRAGATPEGARLVLVAQSDPLGELVRRLNKTSNNFVAEQLLKTLGAEVKGAPGTWPKGVQVVEEFLAEAGVPRGTYVMKNGSGLNDTNRFSARQLVTLLRAMYARFPLQPEYLSSLPVAGRDGTIRWRMEGTEAAGRLRAKTGTLENVTSLSGYVEDGAHRTLAFAVLVNDYPGRSAGVRRAVDALGAALAASGGPPAGLEAAVAQGKEPGPAAVVAVAATTDLARSAQPYYALARSGDPRNEPFLRGALRAETDPALRLAIAEAAYLSDPEGEAARRSFLDLVTPDARVLGRLWSAMGTEEPPPVIPSIAELAGEGVPEALAKLVELAPAAALDGALAARLAEALAGVAASAPDELVQALRAARASDADAAVGALGAGLARSDEREHPFPPALAALAGRQDELGAYARTLGPRLEEARHAAEAVRAAPALVPVGGTVVPASGR; translated from the coding sequence GTGCTTCCCTCCTCGACCCCTCCCGCCGCCTTCCGCCCCGTCCTGCTCGCCGCGGCGCTCGCCGCCGCCCTCCTCCCGCCCGCCGCGCTCGCCGCCGATGCGCCCTCCCGCGAGGCGGCCCGGGCGCTCGCCGCCATCGTGGACGGCTCGCCGCTCGCCGGCGCGCGGGTGGGGATCCTCGTCTCGGCGGTGGACACGGGCGAGGTGATCTACGCGCGCGACCCCGACGTGCTGCTCAACCCCGCCTCCAACGTGAAGCTGGTGACGAGCGCCGCCGCGCTGGCGCGGCTCGGCCCCGAGTACCGCTTCGCCACCGAGTTCCTGGTCGAGCCGAAGGGCGGCGCGGCGCGGACGCTCTACGTGCGCGGCAAGGGCGATCCGTCCATCGTGACCGAGCGGCTCTGGGCCATGGCGGGCGACCTCCAGCACCTGGGCGTGAAGCGCGTCGGCGAGCTGGTGGTGGACGAGGGCTTCTTCGACGGCGAGCGGACCGGGCCCGGCTACGACCAGGAGGAGGGCGATCGCGCCTACCTCGCGCCCGCCGGGGCGCTCTCGCTCAACTTCAACGCGGTGGCGGTGCACGTCGGCCCCGGCGACCGGCGCGGCGCGCGCGGCCGGGTCGAGCTCGAGCCGGCGAGCGACTACCTCGAGGTCGAGAACCGCACCACCACCGTGCGCGCAGGCTCGCCGCGGCGCGTGATCATCGAGTCGGTCGCGCGGGGTGGAAAGCAGCGCATCGTGGTGAAGGGGCGCGTGCCGCTCGGCAGCCGGACGCAGCCGCAGTGGCGCCGCATCGAGGACCCGGCGCTCTACCTCGGCCACACGCTGGCGCGGCTGCTCGAGCTGCGCGGGGTGAAGGTGGGGAAGGTGCGCGCCGGCGCGACGCCCGAGGGCGCGCGGCTGGTGCTCGTGGCGCAGTCGGACCCGCTCGGCGAGCTCGTGCGCCGGCTCAACAAGACCTCGAACAACTTCGTGGCCGAGCAGCTCCTGAAGACGCTCGGCGCCGAGGTGAAGGGCGCGCCCGGGACCTGGCCGAAGGGCGTGCAGGTGGTGGAGGAGTTCCTGGCCGAGGCCGGCGTGCCGCGCGGCACGTACGTCATGAAGAACGGCTCGGGCCTCAACGACACGAACCGCTTCAGCGCGCGGCAGCTCGTGACGCTCCTCCGCGCCATGTACGCGCGGTTCCCGCTCCAGCCCGAGTACCTCTCCTCGCTGCCGGTGGCCGGCCGCGACGGCACCATCCGCTGGCGGATGGAGGGCACCGAGGCCGCCGGCCGGCTCCGCGCCAAGACCGGAACGCTCGAGAACGTCACCAGCCTCTCCGGCTACGTGGAGGACGGCGCGCACCGGACGCTCGCGTTCGCGGTGCTGGTGAACGACTACCCGGGCCGCTCCGCCGGCGTGCGCCGCGCGGTGGACGCGCTCGGCGCCGCGCTCGCCGCGAGCGGCGGGCCGCCGGCCGGCCTCGAGGCGGCGGTGGCGCAGGGGAAGGAGCCCGGGCCGGCCGCGGTGGTGGCGGTCGCCGCGACCACCGACCTGGCGCGCTCGGCGCAGCCGTACTACGCGCTCGCCCGCAGCGGCGATCCGCGCAACGAGCCGTTCCTGCGCGGCGCGCTCCGCGCCGAGACCGACCCCGCGCTCCGGCTCGCCATCGCCGAGGCCGCGTACCTGTCCGACCCCGAGGGCGAGGCGGCGCGGCGCAGCTTCCTCGACCTGGTCACCCCCGACGCGCGCGTGCTCGGCCGGCTCTGGTCGGCGATGGGCACCGAGGAGCCGCCGCCCGTCATCCCGTCGATCGCCGAGCTCGCCGGCGAGGGCGTCCCCGAGGCGCTCGCGAAGCTGGTCGAGCTCGCGCCCGCCGCCGCGCTCGACGGCGCGCTCGCGGCCCGCCTCGCCGAGGCGCTCGCCGGCGTGGCCGCGTCCGCGCCCGACGAGCTCGTCCAGGCGCTCCGGGCCGCGCGGGCGTCCGACGCGGACGCCGCCGTCGGCGCGCTCGGCGCCGGGCTGGCGCGCAGCGACGAGCGCGAGCATCCCTTCCCGCCCGCGCTCGCCGCGCTCGCCGGCCGGCAGGACGAGCTCGGGGCCTACGCCCGCACGCTCGGCCCGCGGCTCGAGGAGGCCCGCCACGCCGCCGAGGCGGTCCGCGCCGCGCCGGCGCTCGTGCCCGTCGGCGGGACGGTCGTGCCGGCCTCCGGGCGGTAG
- a CDS encoding single-stranded DNA-binding protein has protein sequence MVNRVILVGNLGKDPEVRYTSGGQAVANLRIATSRSWTDKQSGQRKEETEWHDVEVWGKQAEQCGEYLAKGRQVYVEGRLKTDKWQDKQSGQERSKVKVVAETVRFLGGGAGGGAGRGAGGPGRQHGPDDAPPGGFEEPDSGPGPGFGSGGGAGGGGPDDIPF, from the coding sequence ATGGTGAACAGGGTCATCCTCGTCGGGAACCTCGGGAAGGATCCGGAGGTCCGGTACACGTCCGGCGGCCAGGCGGTCGCGAACCTCCGCATCGCCACCTCCCGCTCCTGGACCGACAAGCAGTCCGGGCAGCGCAAGGAGGAGACGGAGTGGCACGACGTCGAGGTCTGGGGGAAGCAGGCCGAGCAGTGCGGTGAGTACCTGGCGAAGGGCCGCCAGGTCTACGTCGAGGGCCGCCTCAAGACCGACAAGTGGCAGGACAAGCAGTCCGGCCAGGAGCGGTCGAAGGTGAAGGTGGTCGCCGAGACCGTCCGCTTCCTCGGCGGCGGCGCTGGCGGCGGCGCCGGGCGCGGCGCCGGCGGCCCCGGCCGCCAGCACGGCCCCGACGACGCCCCTCCGGGCGGCTTCGAGGAGCCGGATTCCGGCCCTGGCCCCGGCTTCGGTTCGGGGGGCGGCGCGGGCGGCGGTGGGCCGGACGACATTCCGTTCTAG
- a CDS encoding DUF4253 domain-containing protein, which produces MSFWKRWLGRGAGTPEPAGEAPEPEVPEFPYPLVAVPGRDAVEEWLRLRELWRPEGACPVLLGPREQVESAREGLEGADVAAMLRAAEGLDGPEVLERRRREAEADYAADPSALQENGLFVPQGEWPATPSRGHQLGAHCDLTTDRPHPVVYFARIPTVHSWEAFAHLNYGAWNACPATEEHVALHRHWHERHGSEIYAVAGDVVECWVPRPPEDREGAEALAREQCLYCDDIVHQGTQTLLNLAAELKGSHAWFFWWD; this is translated from the coding sequence ATGTCCTTCTGGAAGCGATGGCTCGGCCGAGGCGCGGGCACCCCGGAGCCGGCCGGCGAGGCGCCCGAGCCCGAGGTGCCGGAGTTCCCCTATCCGCTGGTCGCCGTCCCGGGCCGCGACGCGGTGGAGGAGTGGCTGCGGCTGCGCGAGCTGTGGCGGCCGGAGGGTGCCTGCCCGGTGCTCCTCGGCCCGCGCGAGCAGGTGGAGTCCGCGCGGGAGGGGCTCGAGGGCGCCGACGTCGCCGCGATGCTGCGGGCCGCCGAGGGGCTCGACGGGCCCGAGGTCCTCGAGCGGCGGCGGCGCGAGGCCGAGGCGGACTACGCCGCCGACCCGTCGGCGCTGCAGGAGAACGGCCTGTTCGTCCCGCAGGGCGAGTGGCCCGCGACGCCGTCGCGCGGCCACCAGCTCGGCGCGCACTGCGACCTCACCACCGACCGCCCGCATCCCGTCGTGTACTTCGCCCGGATCCCGACCGTGCACTCCTGGGAGGCGTTCGCCCACCTGAACTACGGCGCGTGGAACGCGTGCCCCGCGACCGAGGAGCACGTCGCGCTGCACCGCCACTGGCACGAGCGCCACGGGTCGGAGATCTACGCGGTCGCCGGCGACGTGGTGGAGTGCTGGGTGCCGCGCCCGCCCGAGGATCGCGAGGGCGCCGAGGCGCTCGCGCGCGAGCAGTGCCTGTACTGCGACGACATCGTGCACCAGGGCACGCAGACCTTGCTGAACCTCGCCGCCGAGCTGAAGGGCTCGCACGCGTGGTTCTTCTGGTGGGACTGA